In Paludibacter propionicigenes WB4, the genomic window TGCAGGTGATAAGAGAAGCAGCATATTTTTCGGTTTTTAGTTTTTCAAAGCTACACATTTTCACTCAATTATCAAATTCTAAAATCATAAATGCATAAAAAAAGAACGGACTTACTTTTCAGTAAATCCGTTCTTCTGATATATACTCCTGATAAGGTGTTATTTTTCTTGTTCCAACAATAAAGTTCTTGTTGGTTGGTCGCACACTTCAGTTGGTCCGTAGTATTGAATTGGTCCCGGATAGATGTAGCTTGATTTTTCATCACCCCAGCTTTCGCGGTGTTTCGCAAAGTATTGGAATGGAGCGCCATCAAGTTGAACCAATGCTTTCTGAATAACAGGTTTCATTTTTCCGTGACGTTTTTCCATATTCATCATCATGGTGATAGGCACACCACCAGCAATCCATTCGGCAGCAGGAGCTGTAAGATTACGAACCGAAGACATGTATCCGGTTTTTCCTTCAGAGATAAGAACCGAAGCAGTATAACCTAATGAATATGTGTAATCGGCATCAAAGTTTGAAGGGATAGCACAACGGCCTTCGTAGCCAAAGAAGTGATTAAGAGCGGAGAATTTGCCTTTGTAAGAACCTTCGGCTTTCAATTGAGCCAAACGTTTAGCAACCATTTCGATTAATAATTTCTCGGTTTCAATCAGAGACACCTGAACATTACCGTGTGGGTCGCGATCCAATGTTAATTGTTTTGCGATTCCTTTTGGTAAGCTGCGGTAAACTTCTGCACTAACTGGAGACAACATACCTTTTACATATTGACGTTTTTCTTCGTCTGTATTCAATGCATTGAAATCTTCGTTGTGAGCCAGTAAGTCGTTTAATTCGGAAATTAATTTTTTTACCGCCGGAATGAATTCGATCAAACCTTCTGGAATTAAGATTGTTCCGAAGTTTAACCCGTGTTCTGCACGATGAACAATAACTTTAATAATATCGTCAACTACATCGTTCAATGTTTGGTTTTTAGCCTCAACTTCTTCAGATACAATACAGATGTTTGGCTGACTTTGCAAAGCGCATTCGAGCGTAATGTGTGATGCTGAACGTCCCATTAAACGAATAAAGTGCCAGTATTTTTTAGCTGAGTTTGCGTCACGTTGGATGTTACCGATTAGTTCAGAGTATACTTTACAAGCAGTATCAAAACCGAAAGAAGTTTCGATCATTTCGTTTTTCAAATCACCATCAATAGTTTTAGGACAACCGATCACCTGGATTCCGGTCTTTTTCTGAGAATAATACTCTGCCAATACACAAGCATTGGTATTTGAATCATCTCCTCCAATAATAACGATAGCATTGATACCTAATTTTTTGCAAATCTCAGTTCCTTTGTCATATTGCCATTCTTCTTCAAGTTTGGTACGACCTGAACCAATAATGTCAAATCCACCGGTATTGCGATATTCATCAACGATTTCTTTTGTAAGCTCGATATAATTATGATCAACCAATCCGCTTGGACCAGCCAAAAAACCATATAATTTGTTGTTAGGATTAAGCGCTTTTAATCCATCAAATAATCCGCAAATTACATTGTGTCCACCGGGGGCTTGTCCACCAGATAAAATAACACCGGCAGCTACTGCAGGATATTCTTTCTTAACTCCTGCTTCAAAAGAGATTAACGGCATTCCGTAAGTGTTCGGAAACAATGTTTTAATGTCAGCCTGGTCAGCAACTGATTCGGTGGCAGCACCTTCTTTTAAAACAACATTGCCTTTAAGAGCAGTGGGCAACTTTGGTTGGTAGCTTGCACGTGCAATTTGCAAAGGACTTTTGATCATTGGTTTCATGTTCTGTATAGTTATAATTGTTTGATATTCAAATATATGTTTCTGCGTAAATTTGCTGACAAAATTAATGAAAAATTTCAATAATACAAGTAAGTAAATGGTTAGAATATCCGATTATTTATAGCCTTGAAAGTTATGAAGTTTTTATTTTACGGAATGGTGTATATTTATTGAATAATTTTACTACCTTTGCACCCGATTTATAAACAACTATACGTTGTGAGTAAATATCCGATTTATACTGCTTTAACCAGAGCAGTCTGCTTAAAAAAGGGTACACGTTTTTTGAAACGAATGAAGCCCGAATCCAATTTTTGTTCTTTTTAAGAATAGAATGTACATGAGGGTTCTATGAGATGAAAAAATTCAATGCGAATTTGAACTCATAAAAATATCGCCGGATGACTACTCGTAAACGTGTACTAAAAACAAACAAATGACATTTAGAGAATTGAATTTGAAGGACGATATATTATCGGCCATCGAAGAACTTGGGTACGCGCAACCTATGCCCGTACAGGAAAAAACCATCCCTTTCATGCTTGAACAAACGGCTGATTTGGTGGCTTTAGCGCAAACGGGTACTGGTAAAACTGCAGCTTTTGGGTTGCCGGTACTGAACATGATAGATGCTGGTCGCAAACAGGTGCAGGCTTTAGTGTTGGCTCCTACACGCGAATTGTGTATTCAGATAGCAAACGACTTGAAAGGCTATTCAAAGAATATGCGCGGTATGCGTATCGTGCCGGTTTATGGAGGTGAAGATATTCGTACGCAACTACGTCAGTTGGATACTGCTCCTCAAATTATCGTAGCTACTCCCGGTCGTCTTATCGATCTGATTGAGCGTGGAAAAATCGAATTAGGAGCTATTGACTTTTTGGTTCTTGATGAAGCTGATGAAATGCTCAATATGGGTTTCAAGGAAGATATTGAAACTATTTTGGAGCGTACTCCGGAAACGCGTCGTACGATGCTTTTTTCGGCTACAATGCCTAAGGAAATAGCCAATATAGCTAAACGCTATATGAAGAATTACGAAGAAATAACTGTTGGAACTAAAAATGCAGGTTCGGAAAATGTAGAACATATATATTACGTATCGCAAGCCAGACAACGTTATTTAGTGTTGAAACGTATTGTAGATTTAAATCCGGATATTTACGGTATTGTATTCTGTCGTACCCGTCAGGAAACCAAAGAAGTAGCGGATAAACTGATGCACGATGGTTATAATGCAGATGCACTACACGGAGACCTTTCTCAGGCTCAGCGGGATAATGTGATGCAAAAATTCAGAATCAGAAATATTCAGTTGCTTGTTGCTACCGATGTTGCTGCACGTGGATTGGATGTTAGTGATCTTACCCACGTAATCAACTATAACTTGCCGGATGATGTAGAGGTTTATACACACCGAAGCGGTCGTACAGGTCGTGCCAATAAAAAAGGTATAGCTGTATCTATTATCCATTCTAAAGAGCGATTCAAAATCAAAGATATTGAACGTATGCTTCGGAAGACCTTTATTCAGGAGCAAATTCCTAATGGATTGGAAGTGTGTAAGAAACAATTGTTTTATATGATTGACCGCATGGAAAATGTGGAAGTTAGCGAAGAACAGATTGAAACTTATATGCCTCAGATTATGAAACAATTGGAATATCTGAGCAAGGAAGAATTGCTCAAACGCTTTGTTTCATTGGAATTTAACCGTTTTTTGAGTTATTACAAGAATGCCGAAGATTTGAACTTGCCGGAACGTAGCGAACGTGGTGAGCGAGGTGAACGTAATGGCGATAGAAATGATCGTGGTTCTAAATCCGGTGGCAAGGTTAGATTGAAAATGAATGTAGGTGAGCGCGAAGGTATCGATCCAAAACGTTTTCTGGGAATTATAAATGATGTAACCGGCGATAAGTCGATTAGTATCGGATCAATAGAAGTAACCAACAAATTTACATTCTTCGATGTTTTCTCCGATCAGGTAGAAAAAGTAGTGATGGCGTTTGCCGGTGAAACCGATTATATTGTAGCTGAAGCCAAAGGAAGTAAATCTTTCGAAGGTGGTGGTAGCCGTAAACCTGAGTATCGTGCTCGTGGAAGTTATGGCGGTAGCCGTTCAGGAGGCGGATATCGTGGAGGTGATCGGGAATCGCGTCCGGCTGCAACAGCAGGTGCCGGTGAAAAACCATGGCGTAACCGTGATTTGGGCGATAGAAGTAGCCGTCCTTCAGGAGGAAGTGACCGTAGAAGTAGCTCAAGCTATAAAGGCGGTTCTTCTTCATACAAGAAGAGATAAGAATTTGCTTAGATAAAAGAAAGACGGATAACTCAGATGTGAGTTATCCGTCTTTTTTTATGCCTGGGAGTAATGTGTAATTGCGTTTGATGCTTTTTCACGGTTTTATGTTTCGATATGGTGTTCATGTTTGTCGAAAAGTAATAAATTGTTATTGTGTTCTTGTTTTATTGTATTTTTGATAGCTTTTATTGATAAAATATATCACTATGTCTACTTTTGCATTTGAATAACATATTTATGATATCTATTGTTTTAAAAATGGATCATAATGGTATTTTTATAAGAGAAGTTCAATGTTCTTATTTTGTTTGCAAGAAAAGGACATATTTTATAATTCAAAAAACAATTACGTATGGAAACTACAAAAAAACAAAACGCGCCAACATTGGAACGTAAGCTCGGACCGGTATCTTTATGGGGTTTGGGAGTCGGATTTGTTATCTCGGGAATGTATTTCGGATGGAATCTGGGATTACCTGTAGGCGGAACTCTGGGATTAGCTATTGCTACTCTTTTTATTATTGTCATGTATTTGTGCTTTACATTTAGTTATACGGAGTTAGCTTGTGCTATTCCTAAAGCTGGTGGTGCCTTTGTGTACGGCAGAAAATCACATGGAAATAGTTTTGGATTTTTGGCAGGTATGGCTCAGGTTGTTGAGTTTGTGTTTGCACCTCCTGCAATTGCAGCTGCCATCGGGGCTTATTTCCATTTGTTTTTGCCGGAGTATTCCACCACGTCAATCGCCGTAGTAGCTTATCTTCTTTTTACAGCATTGAATGTTTCAGGTGTCAAGACTGCTGCCCGGTTCGAATTGTTTGTAACTATACTTGCCGTTGGAGAGCTTTTAATCTTTTCGGGGGTAACATTACCTAAATTTGAGATGTCTAATTTGTCAATCAATGCATTTCCGAATGGAATTGGTGGAATATTTGCGGCTATACCTTTTGCTATTTGGTTTTTTCTGGCTATTGAAGGTGTTGCAAATGTTGCGGAAGAGACAATTAACCCACAGCGAAATGTACTAATCGGTTTAGGTTCGGCAATTTTTACTCTAGTTGTGTTGGCCATATTGACTTTTGTATCTTCCATTGGTGTAGGTGGTTGGGAAGCCGTAGTTTATCCAGCTCCGGGTGCTGCTGCTACAGACTCACCGTTACCACTGGCTTTAACTCAAATAGTAGGCAATAGCAGCTTTTTGTATCACATGCTTATTTTTATTGGTTTGTTTGGACTGGTTGCCTCATTTCATGGTATTATATTGGCCTCTGGACGTGCTGTTTATGAAATGGGAAAAGAAAACTTTCTTCCACCTGTATTGGGTAAAATCAGTAAGAAATTCCACACTCCGGCAGTTGCATTAATTGTAAATATGTTTATCGGAATTATAGCTCTTTTCTCAGGTCGTACTGGAGAAATCATTACGATTTCGGTTTTCGGAGCTCTTACATTGTACATAGTATCGATGTTGTCAGTATTAAAACTGAGAAAAAGTGCACCTGAACTTGAAAGGCCTTTCAAAGTTCCGTTTTTCCCATTGACTCCAATTGTTGCGTTAATTATTGCTGTTATCTCATTGGTGGCTGTGGTTTATTACAACTTACAATTGGCCGGAATATATGTAATTATAATGGCTGTGTCATTTGCATGGTTTAAAATAGCATCCTATCAAAAAGCTAAGTTAGGGGAAGAAGAAGTTGTTTCAGAGGTTGTGACAAAAGATTAATGATGAAAAGATCTACTAGTATCGGTTTTAATACATATTCATTCAATTCACTGAAAGAATTGCTTGCTAAAGCATCTCCTGAGCGATCAGGAGACTCTTTGGCGGGTGTTTCGGCAGGCTCCAATGAAGAAAGAGTTGCGGCGCAGATGGTGTTGGCCGATACATTTTTATCCGATTTTTTAAAAGAAGAGATTATTCCGTATGACGATGATGAAGTAACCAGAGTAATTTTTGATACGCATGATTTCGTTGCATTTCAACGAATTTCTAACCTGACTGTGGGTGAATTTCGAAACTGGTTATTAATGGATGAGACTGATGAAGCAGTTTTGAGAGAGATTGCCCCGGGATTAATTCCGGAAATGGTAGCAGCTGTTTCTAAGATTATGCGTAATCAGGATCTGATTCAGGTCGCATCCAAAATCAGTGTAATTACTTCATTTCGAAATACTATCGGATTAAAAAACAGAATTTCCGTAAGACTCCAACCCAACGATCCTACGGATGATATGAAAGCTATTGCAGCCAGTGTGCTGGATGGGCTTTTTTATGGATGCGGAGATGCGGTTATTGGAATTAATCCGGCGACAGACAATTACCAGCAGGTTTGTAAATTAATTCATATGCTGGATGAATTGAGGGAGAAATTTGAGATCCCGACGCAAAGTTGTGTACTTACGCATATCACTACCACAATCAAAGCCATTGAAAATAAAGTTCCGGTAGATTTGGTTTTTCAGTCCATTGGAGGAACCCAGGGCGTAAATGAGAGTTTTGGAGTGAATTACAATCTTTTAAAAGAAGGTTACGAAGCGGGATTGAGTATTAACAGGGGAACGATAGGAAATAATTGCATGTACTTTGAAACAGGTCAGGGAAGTGCATTATCAGCCAATGCTCATCACGGGGTAGACCAACAAACTATTGAAACGCGTGCTTATGGACTTGCTCGTTGCTTTAATCCCTTGTTGGTTAATACTGTGGTTGGGTTTATTGGACCTGAATACCTTTATGATGGTAAGCAGATTATTCGGGCAGGATTAGAAGATCATTTCTGTGGCAAATTATTAGGTTTGCCCATGGGAGTTGATATTTGTTATACTAATCATGCCAAAGCCGATCAGGATGATATGGATGTGTTGTTGACTTTACTCGGAGTTGCCGGTTGTAATTTTATAATGGGTGTGCCCGGAGCTGATGATATTATGCTGAATTATCAAAGTACTTCGTTTCATGATGCATTGTATGTCAGATCGGTACTTGGATTGAAGCCGGCGCCGGAATTTGAGGCATGGCTCATTAAAATGAATCTTTTCAGTGATACAATGAAACCTGTCGAATTACGCCAAAATTATCAGTTCTTTTTAAATGCATCATCGTTATGATTAGCCGAGAAGAAAAAACTATTATTGCCAGCAGTTGGGAGTCTTTAAAAATACACACAAAAGCCAGAATTGCAATCGGGCGTTGTGGAAGTTCTATTCCAACAAAAGAATCGTTGGCATTTAAACTGGCACATGCACGGGCAATCGATGCGGTACATGTACCGCTTCAAAAGGAATCGGTAAAAAATACGTTGGAGGAAATTTGTGACAATCAGGTGCTGTTGATTCAATCCGGTGCTACGGATCGTGCTGTTTACCTGCAACGGCCGGATTTAGGCAGAACGCTTTCTGAAAATTCTATCAGGTTAATCAAAGAAACTCAGAAAGAAAGCGCGTACGATATTGCGATGGTTGTTGCCGATGGGCTTTCATCTGTAGCCATTGAGAGTAATATTTACTCCTTGTTTAGCTTGCTTTTGCCGGAACTCAAGCGCAGGAATTATTCTTTAGCGCCAATTTGTGTTGTTGAGCAGGGTAGAGTGGCTATTGCTGACTCTGTGGCAGAGCTGTTTAATGCCCGAATGTCTATTGTTTTTATTGGCGAACGTCCGGGTTTGACGTCTCCCGATAGTATGGGGATTTATATCACCTATGCGCCGGTAAATGGCACAACCGATGAACGACGAAATTGTATTTCGAATGTACGTCGTGATGGCCTCTCCTATGCAGCTGCAAATTCCAAACTATTGTATCTTGTGGATGAGTCTTTCAGACGTAAGTTGTCGGGCGTGAATTTAAAAGATGAACAAGATGATATGCAATTGCCGGAATCCGATACATCACTCGTTCTGACTGAGTAGCGAAAATTGAGATAATTAATTTACGGATGGTTCAGAAATGGACTGTCCGTTTTTTTATTGTTTTCAGTTCGATTGATTATCTTTGCATCCTAATTTTGATCCGATGGAGAATATTATAAATCAACCTAAGAAAGATTATTGCGAACCAATGCACACTTGCGAGCATATTTTGAATCAGACTATGATTCGTATGTTTGGATGCCCCCGGTCGATGAATGCTCATATAGAAAAGAAAAAATCAAAATGTGATTATGTGTTGTCCGAAGCGCCTACAGAAGAGCAAATTTCTGAATTGGTAGACAAGGTGAATGCAGTTATTAATCAGCATCTACCGGTAACTATCGATTTTATGGATAGAAAAGATGCTGCTCAATTGGTAGATTTGTCAAAATTGCCTGCCGATGCTACCGAGACTTTACGGATTATTCGGGTTGGCGATTACGACGCTTGTGCATGTATTGGTCAGCATGTGAGTAACACAGCTGAATTAGGTCGATTTGAGATTATCAGTCACGATTTTGAAAATAATCGCTGGCGAGTGCGTTTTAAACTGGTTTAATTTGTTTCGATAGTTTTAAAACGGATAATTTTATTTTTCTATTTTTGATATGATTGAGCAGCCCGAAAATTCAGCAACATCAGATGTCGTTACCGGAATTTCTGATGTTAAGGTAAAAAGAAAATTTGGTTACAGACTATTTCGTTTCCTGCGAAAGCTATTGATTATCCTCTTTGTAATCAGTATTGCATGGGTAATAATCGATTGGTTTACTCCCATATATGTTACTCCCCTCATGTTTATTCGTTCTGTTGAGTCTGTTGCTCAGGGTGAGATGCCTAAAAACAGCAAGCAATGGGTGTCAATCGATAATATATCGCCCAATATGATACAAGCTGTGGTTGCTTCAGAAGATAATTTATTTCTAACGCACCACGGATTTTCTATTAATGATATGACGAAGGCGTTTGAGCACAATCTGAATGGAAAAAAAATCAGAGGCGGGAGTACAATTTCTCAGCAAACAGCCAAAAACGTATTTCTTTTTCCACAACGCTCCTATATTAGAAAGGGATTGGAAGCTTATTATACGGTACTGATTGAACTTGTTTGGTCAAAAAAACGTATTATGGAAGCTTACCTGAATGTTATCGAGATGGGTGATGGGATTTATGGAGTAGAAGCTGCTGCCCAGGAGTATTTTGGCGTACATGCTTCAGAACTGACAAAATCACAAGCTGCACTAATTGCAGCCTGTCTGCCTAATCCCCGTAAGTTTAATGCCGGAAATCCTTCAGGTTACATTCTGGGACGTAAAAATCAGATCGTGAATCTAATGGGCAAACTACCTCAGGTGGATTTTGATAAAAGACCTGTAAGTCCGAAACAACATAAAAAGCACAGAAGAAAATGAGTCAGATACAATTTGTTGACTGGGGATTAATTGAATATAATGAAGCATGGTCAAAACAAGAAGCGTTGTTCTCTGCAACAATTGAAAGAAAGGTTGGAGGTATAGAGACAGATAATTTTCTTGTCTTTTGCGAGCATCCTCATGTTTATACGCTTGGGAAAAGT contains:
- a CDS encoding diphosphate--fructose-6-phosphate 1-phosphotransferase, which produces MIKSPLQIARASYQPKLPTALKGNVVLKEGAATESVADQADIKTLFPNTYGMPLISFEAGVKKEYPAVAAGVILSGGQAPGGHNVICGLFDGLKALNPNNKLYGFLAGPSGLVDHNYIELTKEIVDEYRNTGGFDIIGSGRTKLEEEWQYDKGTEICKKLGINAIVIIGGDDSNTNACVLAEYYSQKKTGIQVIGCPKTIDGDLKNEMIETSFGFDTACKVYSELIGNIQRDANSAKKYWHFIRLMGRSASHITLECALQSQPNICIVSEEVEAKNQTLNDVVDDIIKVIVHRAEHGLNFGTILIPEGLIEFIPAVKKLISELNDLLAHNEDFNALNTDEEKRQYVKGMLSPVSAEVYRSLPKGIAKQLTLDRDPHGNVQVSLIETEKLLIEMVAKRLAQLKAEGSYKGKFSALNHFFGYEGRCAIPSNFDADYTYSLGYTASVLISEGKTGYMSSVRNLTAPAAEWIAGGVPITMMMNMEKRHGKMKPVIQKALVQLDGAPFQYFAKHRESWGDEKSSYIYPGPIQYYGPTEVCDQPTRTLLLEQEK
- a CDS encoding DEAD/DEAH box helicase, with the protein product MTFRELNLKDDILSAIEELGYAQPMPVQEKTIPFMLEQTADLVALAQTGTGKTAAFGLPVLNMIDAGRKQVQALVLAPTRELCIQIANDLKGYSKNMRGMRIVPVYGGEDIRTQLRQLDTAPQIIVATPGRLIDLIERGKIELGAIDFLVLDEADEMLNMGFKEDIETILERTPETRRTMLFSATMPKEIANIAKRYMKNYEEITVGTKNAGSENVEHIYYVSQARQRYLVLKRIVDLNPDIYGIVFCRTRQETKEVADKLMHDGYNADALHGDLSQAQRDNVMQKFRIRNIQLLVATDVAARGLDVSDLTHVINYNLPDDVEVYTHRSGRTGRANKKGIAVSIIHSKERFKIKDIERMLRKTFIQEQIPNGLEVCKKQLFYMIDRMENVEVSEEQIETYMPQIMKQLEYLSKEELLKRFVSLEFNRFLSYYKNAEDLNLPERSERGERGERNGDRNDRGSKSGGKVRLKMNVGEREGIDPKRFLGIINDVTGDKSISIGSIEVTNKFTFFDVFSDQVEKVVMAFAGETDYIVAEAKGSKSFEGGGSRKPEYRARGSYGGSRSGGGYRGGDRESRPAATAGAGEKPWRNRDLGDRSSRPSGGSDRRSSSSYKGGSSSYKKR
- the eat gene encoding ethanolamine permease — encoded protein: METTKKQNAPTLERKLGPVSLWGLGVGFVISGMYFGWNLGLPVGGTLGLAIATLFIIVMYLCFTFSYTELACAIPKAGGAFVYGRKSHGNSFGFLAGMAQVVEFVFAPPAIAAAIGAYFHLFLPEYSTTSIAVVAYLLFTALNVSGVKTAARFELFVTILAVGELLIFSGVTLPKFEMSNLSINAFPNGIGGIFAAIPFAIWFFLAIEGVANVAEETINPQRNVLIGLGSAIFTLVVLAILTFVSSIGVGGWEAVVYPAPGAAATDSPLPLALTQIVGNSSFLYHMLIFIGLFGLVASFHGIILASGRAVYEMGKENFLPPVLGKISKKFHTPAVALIVNMFIGIIALFSGRTGEIITISVFGALTLYIVSMLSVLKLRKSAPELERPFKVPFFPLTPIVALIIAVISLVAVVYYNLQLAGIYVIIMAVSFAWFKIASYQKAKLGEEEVVSEVVTKD
- a CDS encoding ethanolamine ammonia-lyase subunit EutB gives rise to the protein MMKRSTSIGFNTYSFNSLKELLAKASPERSGDSLAGVSAGSNEERVAAQMVLADTFLSDFLKEEIIPYDDDEVTRVIFDTHDFVAFQRISNLTVGEFRNWLLMDETDEAVLREIAPGLIPEMVAAVSKIMRNQDLIQVASKISVITSFRNTIGLKNRISVRLQPNDPTDDMKAIAASVLDGLFYGCGDAVIGINPATDNYQQVCKLIHMLDELREKFEIPTQSCVLTHITTTIKAIENKVPVDLVFQSIGGTQGVNESFGVNYNLLKEGYEAGLSINRGTIGNNCMYFETGQGSALSANAHHGVDQQTIETRAYGLARCFNPLLVNTVVGFIGPEYLYDGKQIIRAGLEDHFCGKLLGLPMGVDICYTNHAKADQDDMDVLLTLLGVAGCNFIMGVPGADDIMLNYQSTSFHDALYVRSVLGLKPAPEFEAWLIKMNLFSDTMKPVELRQNYQFFLNASSL
- the eutC gene encoding ethanolamine ammonia-lyase subunit EutC, whose translation is MISREEKTIIASSWESLKIHTKARIAIGRCGSSIPTKESLAFKLAHARAIDAVHVPLQKESVKNTLEEICDNQVLLIQSGATDRAVYLQRPDLGRTLSENSIRLIKETQKESAYDIAMVVADGLSSVAIESNIYSLFSLLLPELKRRNYSLAPICVVEQGRVAIADSVAELFNARMSIVFIGERPGLTSPDSMGIYITYAPVNGTTDERRNCISNVRRDGLSYAAANSKLLYLVDESFRRKLSGVNLKDEQDDMQLPESDTSLVLTE
- the mtgA gene encoding monofunctional biosynthetic peptidoglycan transglycosylase, encoding MIEQPENSATSDVVTGISDVKVKRKFGYRLFRFLRKLLIILFVISIAWVIIDWFTPIYVTPLMFIRSVESVAQGEMPKNSKQWVSIDNISPNMIQAVVASEDNLFLTHHGFSINDMTKAFEHNLNGKKIRGGSTISQQTAKNVFLFPQRSYIRKGLEAYYTVLIELVWSKKRIMEAYLNVIEMGDGIYGVEAAAQEYFGVHASELTKSQAALIAACLPNPRKFNAGNPSGYILGRKNQIVNLMGKLPQVDFDKRPVSPKQHKKHRRK